One genomic window of Hymenobacter sp. J193 includes the following:
- the radA gene encoding DNA repair protein RadA, with protein MAKIKTLFFCQNCGAQSAKWIGRCPSCGEWNTYVEEVIEKADTATANTAWKASTTVGSTPTKAAKPKPLGEILYEEESRLDTHDGELNRVLGGGLVPGSLVLIGGEPGIGKSTLMLQIAMHLGRLKVLYVSGEESEQQIKMRAERLGQQHAGLYILTETSTQNIFRQIDQLQPNVVIIDSIQTLHSSLVESGAGSVSQVRECTQELLKYAKETGVPVLLIGHITKDGSIAGPKILEHMVDTVLQFEGDRHLTYRILRTIKNRFGSTSELGIYEMQGSGLRQVSNPSEILLSQRSETLSGIAIGGTLEGNRPLLVEVQALVTPATYGTPQRSATGFDAKRLQMLLAVLEKRSGLRLGQHDVFLNIAGGLRLDDPALDLAVCAAVVSSLNDIPLAGEICLAAEVGLSGEIRAVSRLDQRLSEAEKLGFAEMYISQFNARGLDLSRYGIRVHPSGRLDEVLSGLFG; from the coding sequence ATGGCTAAGATAAAAACCCTCTTTTTCTGCCAGAACTGCGGCGCCCAGAGTGCTAAATGGATTGGCCGCTGCCCCAGCTGCGGGGAGTGGAACACCTACGTGGAGGAGGTAATTGAAAAGGCCGACACGGCCACGGCCAACACGGCCTGGAAAGCTTCCACCACCGTGGGCAGCACGCCCACCAAAGCGGCCAAGCCCAAGCCCCTGGGCGAAATCCTCTACGAAGAAGAGTCGCGCCTCGACACCCACGACGGAGAGCTGAACCGCGTGCTGGGCGGCGGGCTGGTGCCCGGCTCTCTGGTGCTCATCGGGGGTGAGCCGGGCATTGGCAAAAGCACGCTCATGCTCCAGATTGCCATGCACCTGGGCCGCCTGAAAGTGCTGTACGTGAGTGGGGAGGAAAGCGAGCAGCAGATCAAGATGCGGGCCGAGCGCCTGGGCCAGCAGCACGCGGGCCTGTACATCCTCACCGAAACCAGCACCCAGAACATCTTCCGCCAGATCGACCAACTGCAGCCCAACGTGGTCATCATCGACTCCATCCAGACGCTGCATTCTTCTCTGGTGGAATCCGGGGCGGGCTCGGTGAGCCAGGTGCGGGAGTGTACCCAGGAGCTGCTCAAGTACGCCAAGGAAACCGGGGTGCCCGTGCTGCTCATCGGCCACATCACTAAGGACGGCTCCATTGCCGGCCCCAAAATCCTGGAGCACATGGTGGATACGGTGCTGCAGTTTGAGGGCGACCGGCATCTGACGTACCGCATCCTGCGCACCATCAAAAACCGCTTTGGCTCCACCTCCGAGTTGGGCATCTACGAGATGCAGGGCTCGGGGCTGCGGCAGGTGAGCAATCCTTCGGAAATCCTGCTTTCCCAGCGCAGCGAAACGCTCAGCGGCATTGCCATCGGGGGCACGCTGGAAGGCAACCGCCCCCTGCTGGTGGAGGTGCAGGCCCTCGTGACGCCCGCTACCTACGGCACGCCCCAGCGCTCGGCCACCGGCTTCGACGCCAAGCGCCTGCAGATGCTGCTGGCCGTGCTGGAAAAGCGCAGCGGCCTGCGCCTGGGCCAGCACGACGTGTTCCTGAACATTGCCGGGGGCCTGCGCCTCGACGACCCGGCCCTGGACCTGGCCGTGTGCGCCGCCGTGGTGTCGTCCTTGAACGATATTCCGCTGGCGGGCGAAATCTGCCTGGCCGCCGAAGTGGGCCTGAGCGGAGAAATCCGGGCAGTGAGCCGGCTCGACCAGCGCCTCTCGGAAGCGGAGAAGCTGGGCTTTGCCGAAATGTACATCTCCCAGTTCAACGCCCGCGGCCTGGATCTGAGCCGCTATGGTATTCGGGTACACCCTTCGGGCCGGCTCGATGAAGTCCTATCCGGTTTGTTTGGCTAA
- a CDS encoding TlpA disulfide reductase family protein, translated as MTSVLRLTASCLMAALLSPVLGWAQGTVVLTGKISNRTSDSIAVAVRENPLEAHEQLTYARVNEKGEFRLAVPVSGPTKADLVYGDDATQLFVEPGNNLEVRFKSSDLIGSIKFKGTGAEANTFLAEMDERFVENDGFQVLPDNIMLYEPGFLDFLDYRRKQELKFLEESEEGLTATFRNYIKAEIDYTYANDRLTFQDLREQVVATEPRLKMTPTFYEFLNDEKLVNNPSAIHNETYQEFLLNYIHYQALSQNHRRTDPDFFQVCYEMAKTKLSGAIRPLVMGRVMQESFRFGHVKVSQAMLSDFLAVEGSKTYVPALQADFDAHKAFSIGALAPDFKLVSVAGDTISLNSFAGKLVYLNFWKSTSGLCLRDLPYAADLAKKFDGKNIVFLNIALDENEPAWKQLVVSKKLPGVHARAVGGLRSALARAYALDNVPAYFLLAEDGTFLNTKPKRLSSHAAVEEIKDSFGKAALYTSTAEIKK; from the coding sequence ATGACTTCAGTTTTACGCCTGACTGCCAGTTGCCTGATGGCGGCACTGCTGAGCCCGGTGCTTGGCTGGGCCCAGGGCACTGTAGTGCTGACCGGCAAAATCAGCAACCGCACCAGCGACTCTATTGCGGTGGCCGTGCGGGAAAATCCGCTGGAAGCCCACGAGCAGCTTACCTACGCCCGCGTCAACGAGAAAGGCGAGTTTCGGCTGGCCGTGCCCGTAAGCGGCCCCACCAAAGCCGACCTGGTGTACGGCGACGACGCTACCCAGCTGTTTGTGGAGCCCGGCAACAACTTGGAGGTGCGCTTTAAGAGCTCTGACCTGATTGGCTCTATCAAATTCAAGGGCACTGGGGCCGAGGCCAATACCTTTCTGGCCGAGATGGACGAGCGGTTCGTGGAAAACGACGGCTTTCAGGTGCTGCCCGACAACATTATGCTCTACGAGCCGGGCTTCCTGGATTTCCTGGATTACCGCCGCAAGCAGGAGCTGAAGTTTCTGGAAGAAAGCGAAGAAGGACTCACCGCTACCTTCCGCAACTACATTAAGGCCGAGATTGACTACACCTATGCCAACGACCGGCTGACATTTCAGGACCTGCGCGAGCAGGTGGTGGCCACGGAGCCCCGCCTGAAAATGACGCCCACCTTCTACGAGTTCCTCAACGACGAGAAGCTGGTCAACAATCCTTCCGCCATTCACAACGAAACCTATCAGGAATTTCTCCTCAACTACATTCACTACCAGGCCCTCAGCCAGAATCACCGCCGCACCGACCCGGATTTCTTTCAGGTGTGCTACGAAATGGCGAAGACCAAGCTGAGCGGCGCCATCCGGCCGCTGGTGATGGGCCGGGTGATGCAGGAATCCTTCCGCTTCGGCCACGTGAAAGTGTCGCAGGCCATGCTCTCCGACTTCTTGGCCGTGGAAGGCTCCAAAACCTACGTACCGGCTCTGCAGGCCGATTTCGACGCGCACAAGGCGTTTTCGATTGGCGCATTGGCGCCCGATTTCAAGCTGGTATCCGTAGCCGGCGACACTATTTCGCTCAACAGCTTTGCGGGCAAGCTGGTGTACCTCAACTTCTGGAAAAGCACCAGCGGCCTGTGCCTGCGCGACTTGCCCTACGCGGCTGATCTAGCCAAGAAGTTCGACGGCAAAAACATTGTGTTCCTGAATATTGCCCTGGACGAAAACGAGCCGGCCTGGAAACAGCTGGTCGTGAGCAAGAAGCTGCCGGGCGTACATGCCCGTGCCGTGGGCGGCCTGCGCTCGGCCCTGGCACGGGCCTATGCCCTCGACAACGTGCCAGCCTACTTTCTGCTGGCCGAGGACGGAACCTTCCTCAATACCAAGCCCAAGCGCCTGAGCAGTCACGCCGCCGTGGAAGAAATCAAGGATTCCTTTGGCAAAGCCGCCCTCTATACCAGCACTGCCGAAATCAAAAAGTAG
- a CDS encoding SPASM domain-containing protein, whose protein sequence is MATLLNDALNFLSKATPRRVWNAAQVTGGYVLSKATGKARHWGLPVALSFEPTTSCNLRCPECPSGLRSFTRPTGMLPDELFRQTIDEVASRLWYLIFYFQGEPYLHPNFLDLVQYAAKKGIYTATSTNAHYLNDKNARRTVESGLDRLIISLDGTTQEVYQQYRVGGKLDKVLEGTRNLIKWRRELKSQTPRVVFQFLVVRPNEHQMAEAKQLARELGVDDVWFKTAQIYDYQQGSPLIPTIDYYSRYENNQDGTWSIKNRLLNHCWKMWHSCVVTWDGLVVPCCFDKDAEYRLGDLKTQTFRQLWHGPKYRQFRASLLKGRDQIDMCRNCTEGTKVWG, encoded by the coding sequence ATGGCCACGCTACTCAACGACGCACTCAACTTCTTGTCTAAGGCCACGCCGCGCCGCGTGTGGAACGCCGCGCAGGTAACGGGCGGCTACGTGCTGAGCAAGGCCACGGGCAAAGCCCGGCACTGGGGCCTGCCAGTGGCCTTGTCGTTTGAGCCCACGACGAGTTGCAACCTACGCTGCCCGGAGTGCCCCAGCGGCCTGCGCTCCTTCACGCGGCCCACCGGCATGCTGCCCGACGAGCTGTTCCGGCAGACCATCGACGAGGTAGCTTCGCGGCTGTGGTACCTGATTTTCTACTTCCAGGGAGAGCCGTACCTGCACCCCAACTTCCTGGACCTAGTGCAATACGCCGCCAAGAAAGGCATCTACACCGCTACCAGCACCAACGCCCACTACCTCAACGACAAGAATGCGCGCCGCACGGTAGAGTCGGGCCTCGACAGGCTAATCATTTCCTTGGATGGCACCACCCAGGAGGTGTACCAGCAGTACCGTGTAGGCGGCAAGCTCGATAAAGTACTGGAAGGCACCCGCAACCTAATTAAGTGGCGGCGGGAGCTGAAGTCGCAGACGCCGCGGGTGGTGTTTCAGTTTCTGGTGGTGCGCCCCAACGAGCACCAGATGGCCGAGGCGAAGCAGCTGGCCCGGGAGCTGGGCGTGGATGACGTGTGGTTTAAAACCGCCCAGATTTACGACTACCAGCAAGGCTCCCCGCTGATTCCGACCATCGACTACTACTCCCGCTACGAAAACAACCAGGACGGTACCTGGAGCATCAAAAACCGCCTGCTCAACCACTGCTGGAAGATGTGGCACTCGTGCGTGGTCACCTGGGACGGGCTGGTGGTGCCCTGCTGCTTCGATAAAGACGCTGAATACCGCCTCGGCGACCTGAAAACGCAGACCTTCCGCCAACTCTGGCACGGCCCTAAATACCGCCAGTTCCGCGCCTCCCTCCTCAAAGGCCGCGACCAGATAGACATGTGCCGCAACTGCACTGAGGGCACCAAGGTGTGGGGGTGA
- a CDS encoding FeoB-associated Cys-rich membrane protein has protein sequence MWLQYLIIALLFVGAAFYVGRIFWRAFFTKSAAGCAKGCGACSTIDVDRLQRTIEAAAARQPTA, from the coding sequence ATGTGGCTCCAATACCTCATCATCGCGCTACTCTTCGTGGGTGCGGCCTTCTACGTTGGCCGGATTTTCTGGCGCGCCTTCTTCACGAAAAGCGCGGCGGGCTGCGCCAAGGGCTGCGGGGCCTGCTCCACTATTGATGTAGACCGGCTGCAGCGCACCATCGAAGCCGCTGCGGCCCGGCAGCCAACGGCCTAG
- a CDS encoding inositol monophosphatase family protein, whose protein sequence is MMDFIQLSLETAEVARRAGQFIRQEAAGFDRSRVQHKGLHDMVSYVDQEAEKLLVAGLRELLPQAGFITEEGTAGAPSRAEEFTWIIDPLDGTTNFIHGLPCYSVSVALMQGSELVVGVVYEVNQDECFRAVRGGGAFCNEKRIHVSETAELNHSLVATGFPYSNFHRVDTYLAILKDFMGATNGIRRVGSAAVDLAWVAAGRFEGYFEFNINSYDVAAGILLVREAGGHVTQFLHDGDPVFGREVLASNRAVHDQMQQIMQQHWS, encoded by the coding sequence ATGATGGACTTCATTCAACTCAGTCTCGAAACTGCCGAGGTAGCCCGCCGGGCCGGCCAGTTTATTCGCCAGGAAGCGGCGGGCTTCGACCGTAGCCGCGTGCAGCACAAGGGCCTGCACGATATGGTGTCGTACGTGGACCAGGAAGCCGAAAAGCTGCTGGTGGCCGGGCTGCGGGAGCTGCTGCCGCAGGCAGGCTTCATCACGGAGGAAGGCACCGCCGGCGCCCCCAGCCGGGCCGAGGAGTTCACCTGGATTATCGACCCGCTCGACGGTACCACCAACTTCATTCACGGCCTGCCCTGCTATTCCGTGAGCGTGGCTTTAATGCAGGGCAGCGAGCTGGTGGTTGGGGTGGTTTATGAGGTAAACCAGGACGAATGCTTCCGGGCCGTGCGCGGGGGCGGAGCGTTCTGCAACGAGAAGCGTATCCACGTTTCCGAAACCGCCGAGCTGAACCACTCCCTGGTAGCCACGGGCTTCCCCTACAGCAACTTCCACCGGGTAGACACTTATCTGGCCATCCTCAAGGATTTTATGGGCGCTACCAACGGCATCCGCCGCGTGGGCTCGGCGGCCGTGGACCTGGCCTGGGTGGCCGCCGGGCGCTTTGAGGGCTACTTCGAGTTCAACATCAACTCCTACGACGTGGCGGCCGGTATTCTGCTGGTGCGCGAGGCCGGCGGGCACGTTACCCAGTTTCTGCACGACGGCGACCCGGTTTTCGGCCGCGAAGTGCTGGCTTCCAACCGGGCCGTGCACGACCAGATGCAGCAGATTATGCAGCAGCACTGGTCGTAG